The proteins below are encoded in one region of Corynebacterium felinum:
- a CDS encoding aminoglycoside phosphotransferase family protein: MIEDNQAVDALQLWGLTETPVREHSGLNKHTWKAATGYWLAADTPAAFDLWYTVEEILRQPELKYLELPRAVPTKNGDNLAQFRGYLWRLTTSVEGRQPDPTSVEDLDSVAVGLAQLHAAMAQLPQKFGAHGISTLTVINHARDLVSKGLLPFNKKETETILAGISLFEQADTADECYQLIHGDPSYPNLRLAKTGELNGIIDWEGVRWDSPLHDLAVVGQTVLYRSGWADKNAGLQRLLDTYANAGGHKYSVHQLLVSILSIKFGSIAHHGQKLLDGRGDRALVRSQAEKIAIVCRLLSQ; this comes from the coding sequence ATGATCGAAGACAATCAGGCCGTGGATGCACTCCAGCTGTGGGGTTTAACAGAAACACCAGTACGTGAACACAGTGGACTTAATAAGCACACGTGGAAAGCCGCAACTGGATATTGGCTTGCAGCTGACACTCCTGCAGCTTTCGACCTGTGGTATACCGTGGAGGAAATTCTGCGACAGCCGGAATTGAAGTATCTCGAATTGCCCCGCGCAGTACCTACAAAGAATGGTGATAATTTAGCCCAATTCAGAGGATACCTGTGGCGTTTGACAACATCTGTCGAAGGCCGACAACCTGACCCCACCAGCGTCGAGGATCTAGATTCAGTAGCGGTTGGCCTTGCACAATTGCATGCAGCGATGGCGCAACTGCCCCAGAAATTTGGTGCCCACGGTATATCCACGCTCACTGTTATCAACCACGCCCGTGACCTTGTGAGCAAAGGATTGTTACCTTTTAACAAGAAGGAAACGGAGACTATTCTTGCTGGGATTAGTCTCTTTGAGCAGGCAGACACTGCCGATGAGTGCTACCAATTAATCCACGGCGATCCCTCCTACCCAAACCTGCGCCTGGCGAAGACTGGTGAACTCAACGGAATTATTGACTGGGAAGGTGTGCGCTGGGATAGCCCCTTGCATGACCTCGCCGTGGTTGGACAAACTGTGCTGTATCGGTCCGGTTGGGCTGATAAGAACGCTGGCTTGCAGCGACTACTCGACACATATGCGAACGCGGGTGGGCATAAGTACTCAGTGCACCAATTGCTTGTTTCCATCCTGAGCATCAAGTTCGGAAGCATTGCGCACCATGGGCAGAAGCTACTCGATGGGCGCGGAGATCGCGCACTGGTGCGTTCGCAAGCTGAGAAGATTGCGATAGTATGCCGACTACTTTCGCAATGA
- a CDS encoding ATP-binding protein — translation MNRVPNPFKATLGASPPFLAGREQEVADFTDALFDGPGAHERISLITGPRGVGKTVLLNAFQDAARAESWWVVSETATSGFTQRLQDAVYRIIHTHFRTHEKRLTGLSIASLGGVQFAEAESYRPEMTLRDVLSEFFTLQEHIDSLVGQPPVGLLITLDELHFNRKDELIDFGATIQHLVRENREIAVTMAGIPQSVKPLLASDSGQNPVTFLRRANKIELGLVPDSAVRTALLSPLADLGFEWEQAAVDLAVEMCGGYPFMIQLVGQYLFRAREGSKITVASVEAGADRARKRLGELVHEPSLADLSAQDRAFLAAMAHDDGASKMADIAQRLGVDPQYAGTYRRRLIDAEMITTAGYGYVDFSLPYMREYLRQHYLSN, via the coding sequence ATGAACCGTGTGCCTAATCCTTTCAAAGCAACCCTAGGTGCTTCCCCACCATTCCTGGCTGGCCGTGAACAGGAAGTCGCCGATTTCACAGATGCTCTATTCGATGGGCCCGGCGCGCACGAACGGATTTCCCTTATCACCGGTCCGCGTGGGGTCGGGAAAACTGTGTTGCTTAATGCTTTCCAAGATGCTGCTCGAGCAGAATCATGGTGGGTTGTGTCTGAGACTGCGACGTCTGGTTTTACTCAGCGGCTTCAGGATGCGGTTTACCGGATAATTCACACGCATTTCCGCACACACGAAAAACGATTGACGGGATTGAGCATCGCTTCACTGGGTGGCGTGCAGTTTGCTGAAGCGGAATCATATCGCCCTGAGATGACTTTACGCGATGTTCTTTCTGAATTTTTTACGCTCCAAGAGCACATTGATTCCCTCGTTGGGCAACCCCCTGTTGGGCTCCTGATCACGTTGGATGAGCTGCACTTTAACCGCAAGGATGAGCTCATAGATTTTGGTGCAACTATTCAGCATTTGGTGCGTGAGAATCGCGAAATCGCTGTGACTATGGCGGGTATTCCCCAATCGGTGAAGCCATTACTTGCATCTGATTCTGGCCAGAATCCGGTGACTTTTCTGCGTCGGGCGAACAAGATTGAGCTTGGTTTGGTTCCTGATTCCGCTGTGCGCACAGCACTGTTATCGCCTTTGGCTGATCTTGGTTTCGAGTGGGAACAGGCTGCTGTTGATCTGGCTGTAGAGATGTGTGGCGGTTATCCGTTCATGATTCAGCTTGTTGGTCAGTATCTTTTCCGTGCTCGTGAAGGTTCGAAAATCACCGTAGCTTCGGTTGAGGCTGGTGCTGATCGGGCGCGCAAGCGGCTTGGGGAGCTTGTTCACGAGCCGTCGCTTGCTGATCTATCAGCCCAAGATCGCGCTTTTCTTGCAGCGATGGCGCATGATGATGGGGCGTCCAAGATGGCTGATATTGCTCAACGGTTGGGTGTTGATCCGCAGTACGCGGGAACGTATCGACGTCGTCTCATCGACGCCGAAATGATTACGACTGCTGGCTACGGGTATGTAGATTTTTCCCTCCCGTACATGCGTGAGTATCTGCGACAACACTATTTATCTAACTAA
- a CDS encoding Abi family protein, which translates to MSKPWKSFSEQVGLLSERGLKIDDPDGAERFLSLVSYYRFSGYFRYWQVDAKNGNNRFIEGASFETIQRLYEAEQALVLVCDEVLHPIEVLLRTQFAYHYANRVAAVGGFPRGLGFTQSPNPQAVPVEEHALANLDRSKEAFVRHYRDEIKSGSCYTPEVYARMPIWVAVEALTFGNLSRFIEASGESGVLTDLAESLHVSPRTLPSQVRSFVYLRNRLAHCAKLWNHSVLDVPGLLPNIERRAKRNYRQFSNHSIYKVLVALDDVATKTQVANKWLETKVEPILDSNPILAEGIVNPKKYGEMDSQLLVGQEKNDGQ; encoded by the coding sequence GTGTCTAAACCATGGAAGAGTTTCTCTGAACAAGTTGGATTGCTGTCTGAACGTGGGCTCAAGATAGATGACCCAGATGGCGCTGAACGCTTTTTGTCTCTTGTGAGTTATTACCGCTTTTCGGGGTACTTCCGTTACTGGCAAGTTGATGCAAAAAATGGCAACAATCGTTTCATAGAGGGTGCTTCTTTCGAAACCATCCAGCGCCTTTATGAAGCTGAACAAGCATTGGTATTGGTCTGTGATGAAGTTCTGCACCCAATCGAGGTATTACTACGAACGCAATTTGCATATCACTATGCCAATCGTGTGGCGGCTGTTGGAGGATTTCCACGAGGGCTTGGCTTTACACAATCACCTAACCCTCAGGCTGTGCCTGTAGAGGAGCATGCTTTGGCCAACCTTGATCGGAGCAAGGAAGCTTTTGTTCGACACTACCGAGATGAGATTAAATCTGGCAGCTGCTATACCCCAGAAGTATATGCTCGGATGCCTATTTGGGTTGCGGTAGAAGCTTTAACCTTTGGAAATTTATCTCGTTTTATTGAAGCTTCGGGGGAGTCGGGAGTTCTAACCGATTTAGCAGAATCTCTGCATGTTTCACCTAGAACTCTTCCAAGTCAAGTTCGATCTTTTGTTTATTTGCGGAACAGATTGGCACATTGCGCGAAGTTGTGGAATCACTCCGTGCTTGACGTTCCTGGTCTCTTGCCCAACATTGAGCGGCGTGCGAAACGCAACTATCGCCAGTTCTCGAATCACTCGATATATAAGGTATTAGTCGCACTTGATGATGTTGCTACTAAGACTCAGGTTGCGAACAAGTGGTTGGAAACGAAGGTGGAGCCCATTCTTGATTCAAATCCTATTCTTGCTGAGGGGATTGTTAACCCCAAGAAGTATGGGGAAATGGATTCACAGCTGTTGGTTGGTCAAGAAAAAAATGATGGGCAATAA
- a CDS encoding DUF4230 domain-containing protein: MSIILRKTLVTLIVAVVLAGAGVFAILKSGYFDEPVETITASTIGGSFEQIAELSVEEYNFTNVGKFENAGRKLYGITVPLTGKHFLISYDGVVKAGIRDFTAIDVEIRDEAQKIVLTAPKVEITNSKIEPASVIVYDQSMNPLNQINVGDLTKFLSMEEKNSEEKAVRLGLIDRATKRAETLMKSHVEALTDGTDKNAYVVEVRWS, translated from the coding sequence ATGTCAATAATTCTGAGAAAAACATTGGTCACTCTCATTGTTGCTGTTGTTCTCGCCGGGGCGGGTGTTTTTGCAATATTGAAATCTGGTTATTTCGATGAACCCGTTGAAACCATTACCGCGAGCACAATTGGTGGTTCCTTCGAGCAAATCGCGGAACTATCGGTGGAAGAGTACAACTTCACTAACGTGGGTAAGTTTGAAAACGCGGGGCGCAAACTCTACGGCATCACTGTTCCGCTCACCGGCAAGCACTTTTTAATTTCTTACGACGGCGTGGTTAAGGCCGGAATTCGTGATTTTACCGCCATTGATGTAGAGATTAGGGACGAGGCGCAGAAAATCGTGCTCACCGCACCCAAGGTGGAAATCACGAACTCAAAGATTGAGCCCGCCAGCGTCATTGTCTACGACCAGTCCATGAACCCGCTCAATCAGATTAATGTGGGTGACTTGACCAAGTTCCTTTCAATGGAGGAGAAGAATTCGGAGGAAAAGGCAGTGCGCTTAGGGTTGATTGATCGCGCCACAAAACGTGCTGAAACTTTGATGAAATCCCACGTGGAAGCACTCACGGACGGTACTGATAAGAACGCGTATGTGGTGGAAGTGCGCTGGAGCTAA
- the ltrA gene encoding group II intron reverse transcriptase/maturase — MSADVGEVSTGAGADLWDQVFSGGNLRTALERVKTNKGAAGVDGVGVEDIDVYLREHWSGIRERLDAGTYKPLPVREVMILKPSGGWRMLGVPTVVDRVICQAIAQVLTPIFDVGFVPVSFGFRPQRSAHMALKTARGFLNEGYVWVVEVDLSKYFDTVNHDMLMSRVARKVDDKRVLKLIRAYLNAGIMADGVVRCSDAGTPQGSPLSPLLSNIMLDDFDHYLASKGTKFVRYADDIRVFVRSKRAAQRALAQSGKFLEGKLKLRVNQEKSTICHAIKAELLGYGFYLVRGDQYRFRLTKATKVRVLARVKELTARSWSVSMEYRIDRLNKYLRGWLGYFALADAKVFLNRLDEHLRRRLRMCVWKQWKRIRTRIRNLCRLGVDKQKAYEWANTSKSYWRIAGSWVLTTTLTNAYWNDQNLVSAVAYWNYKHSQYSVLV, encoded by the coding sequence GTGTCTGCCGATGTAGGGGAAGTGTCAACTGGTGCGGGTGCTGATCTGTGGGATCAAGTCTTTTCAGGTGGCAATCTCCGCACTGCATTAGAGCGGGTTAAGACGAATAAGGGTGCTGCTGGTGTGGACGGGGTAGGTGTTGAGGATATTGACGTTTATCTGCGTGAACACTGGAGTGGCATTCGTGAGCGTCTTGACGCGGGAACGTATAAGCCGTTGCCGGTTCGTGAGGTGATGATCCTAAAGCCTTCGGGTGGTTGGCGTATGCTTGGTGTTCCGACTGTTGTTGATCGTGTGATTTGTCAGGCGATCGCGCAGGTACTTACGCCTATCTTTGATGTGGGGTTTGTGCCTGTGTCTTTTGGTTTCAGGCCTCAACGTAGCGCACATATGGCGTTAAAGACCGCACGTGGGTTTCTTAACGAGGGGTATGTGTGGGTTGTTGAGGTTGATTTGTCGAAGTATTTCGACACGGTTAATCACGACATGTTGATGTCGAGGGTGGCTCGTAAGGTTGACGATAAGCGCGTGTTGAAGCTTATTCGGGCGTATTTAAACGCTGGGATTATGGCTGATGGTGTTGTTCGGTGTAGTGATGCAGGGACTCCGCAGGGGTCACCGTTATCGCCGTTGTTGAGCAATATCATGTTGGATGATTTTGATCATTATCTTGCATCTAAGGGCACGAAGTTTGTTCGTTATGCTGATGATATTCGGGTCTTTGTTCGTTCCAAGCGTGCTGCGCAGCGTGCGCTTGCCCAGTCTGGGAAGTTTCTGGAGGGGAAGTTAAAGCTGCGGGTTAATCAGGAGAAGTCCACTATTTGTCATGCGATTAAGGCGGAGCTTTTAGGCTATGGGTTCTATCTGGTTCGTGGTGATCAGTATCGGTTTCGACTTACTAAGGCCACGAAGGTGAGGGTTTTAGCCCGAGTGAAAGAGCTTACGGCAAGATCGTGGTCGGTGTCGATGGAGTATCGCATTGACCGGTTAAACAAATATTTGCGTGGATGGCTTGGTTATTTCGCGTTGGCGGATGCGAAGGTGTTTCTTAACCGGCTGGATGAGCATCTTCGTCGTCGACTGCGGATGTGCGTATGGAAGCAGTGGAAACGTATCCGAACGCGGATACGGAACCTCTGCCGCTTGGGTGTGGATAAACAAAAGGCCTATGAGTGGGCTAATACCAGTAAGTCCTACTGGCGTATCGCTGGCTCGTGGGTGCTTACAACCACGCTTACTAATGCGTATTGGAATGACCAGAACCTCGTATCAGCCG